The following proteins come from a genomic window of Gottfriedia acidiceleris:
- a CDS encoding YaaC family protein, translating into MLYSYSNVWDELCYFSSAQYSKNYLQTKYERTNSKEQKTKAFRNAYPFLYYIEHGKSYFHAAQNSQINVKPTLLFYGLVQLLKACILTVDPDYPSTTSILAHGVTSRKIKKVGYSFVDDEVKIQKNGLFTHASKVLFNLNNLESEKFTMLQLLQSIPELNKVLKITKKGNLFLPVTVDHDVITLPEQILSSYHFTSERFISFLQSKQASIDIVIVEQNQKQIKVKSNFPDKILNKAPFYFNILNQSYLLKSQKEALLLLPEILYHYLLLYNLSMICRYETDWWCELLQTYSTDDYPLINQFLTTTEQKIPYLIHRFLTT; encoded by the coding sequence ATGTTATACTCGTATAGTAATGTTTGGGATGAGCTATGTTATTTTAGCTCTGCACAATATTCAAAAAACTATCTTCAAACAAAATATGAACGAACAAATTCCAAGGAACAAAAAACGAAGGCTTTCCGTAATGCTTATCCGTTTTTATATTATATTGAGCATGGGAAAAGTTATTTTCATGCAGCTCAAAATTCTCAAATTAATGTAAAACCTACATTACTGTTTTATGGGCTTGTACAATTATTAAAAGCTTGTATCCTCACCGTAGATCCTGATTACCCAAGTACCACTTCCATCCTGGCTCACGGTGTTACCTCAAGAAAAATAAAAAAAGTAGGATACTCTTTTGTTGATGACGAAGTTAAAATCCAGAAAAATGGATTATTTACTCATGCTTCTAAAGTATTATTTAATTTAAATAATTTAGAAAGTGAAAAGTTTACAATGCTTCAGCTTTTACAATCGATACCTGAATTAAATAAGGTTCTTAAAATTACCAAAAAAGGCAATTTATTTCTCCCAGTTACTGTTGATCATGATGTAATCACTCTACCTGAACAAATTTTGTCATCCTATCATTTTACTTCAGAACGTTTTATTTCATTTCTTCAATCAAAGCAAGCTTCCATAGATATTGTAATTGTTGAACAGAATCAAAAGCAAATTAAAGTTAAATCAAATTTTCCTGATAAAATTTTAAATAAAGCACCATTTTATTTTAATATATTAAATCAAAGTTATCTTTTAAAATCACAAAAGGAAGCGCTTTTATTATTACCTGAAATTCTATATCACTATCTACTTTTGTATAACTTGAGTATGATTTGTCGCTATGAAACTGACTGGTGGTGTGAACTTTTACAGACCTATTCTACTGACGATTATCCTTTAATAAATCAATTTTTAACAACAACAGAACAAAAAATCCCTTATTTAATTCATCGTTTTTTAACTACATAA